Part of the Deltaproteobacteria bacterium genome, TGCCTGACAATAGTCGGATCGGCCTAATGCCGATTGTGTTGAAACCATTAAATAGTCAGCCGGGACGGCTGACCTATTGGGTGTTAATTTGGTAAAATTTAGACTTTTTAAAAAACTCCCTCTATTAGCAACATTTATACAACCGCAGCAACCGCTCGTTCATCACAAAGTAGAACTTCATAAAGGAAGACCCATCGAGCCGCGACCGGACCCCATGCAAGGTGTTGGCTAATTCGATCGTACTGCGAAGATGGGTGATCATGATCAGTTGTTTATTGACGGCCAACTCTTTAAGCAGGGCCTGCATGGATTTATGGTTAATATAATCCAAGGCCGGCTCGACTTCGTCGAGCAGATAAAAGGGGCTGCGCAATCGGTCAAACAGGGCCAATTTCAAGGCCAGACTGGTGATGGACTTCTCCCCGCCGGAGAGCTGATGTGCCCGGCGAATATTCCTGCCTTTGACTGCCACCTCCACTTCCAGCCCCTGGCCTTTTTCCCCGTTGACAATCCGGAGGCGGCCTTCCCCTTCCGGAAAAAGGTAATGTAAATATCTCTGGAAAAGGGGATCAGTCTGACCCATCAGTTTTTCGGGCAAGGGTTCCAGGCCGTTTTTCCCGTTTAGAAATGAGATCCAACGCAAACGATCGGAGGGAAGCAGAGACAGCAAATCGTTGATCTGTTCCTGTCTGATGATGGTTTTCAAAGCATCGGTCAGTTCCTCGGTCTT contains:
- a CDS encoding AAA family ATPase, which gives rise to MFLEDVTIEGFKSFSEPTQMSFQPGIGVIMGNNGVGKSNILEAIVWALGENALSKLRLLEKEELFFAGNKVYPPAKQVRVELVFKEGLEKNVPELRLVRTIGRDGQETYQIQGKTVSLAAYKKRLKTEELTDALKTIIRQEQINDLLSLLPSDRLRWISFLNGKNGLEPLPEKLMGQTDPLFQRYLHYLFPEGEGRLRIVNGEKGQGLEVEVAVKGRNIRRAHQLSGGEKSITSLALKLALFDRLRSPFYLLDEVEPALDYINHKSMQALLKELAVNKQLIMITHLRSTIELANTLHGVRSRLDGSSFMKFYFVMNERLLRLYKCC